A section of the Serratia liquefaciens ATCC 27592 genome encodes:
- the ansA gene encoding asparaginase has protein sequence MQKKSIYVAYTGGTIGMQRSDHGYIPVSGHLQRQLALMPEFHRPEMPDFTIHEYAPLIDSSDMTPEDWQHIADDIKKNYHLYDGFVILHGTDTMAFTASALSFMLENLAKPVIVTGSQIPLAELRSDGQTNLLNALYLAANHPVNEVSLFFNNKLFRGNRTTKAHADGFDAFASPNLPPLLEAGIHIRRQNGIDSPVCNGELKVHDITPQPIGVVTIYPGISGAVVRNFLLQPVKALILRSYGVGNAPQKAELVDELRDASERGIVVVNLTQCISGRVNMEGYATGNALAHAGVISGFDMTVEAALTKLHYLLSQPLTPEQIRSQMQQDLRGELSISG, from the coding sequence ATGCAAAAGAAATCGATTTACGTCGCTTATACCGGCGGTACCATCGGCATGCAACGCTCCGATCACGGCTACATCCCGGTGTCCGGTCACCTGCAACGCCAACTGGCCTTGATGCCTGAGTTTCACCGGCCGGAGATGCCGGACTTCACCATTCATGAATATGCGCCGCTGATCGATTCCTCCGATATGACGCCGGAAGACTGGCAGCATATCGCCGACGACATCAAAAAGAATTACCACCTCTATGATGGCTTCGTGATCCTGCACGGTACCGACACCATGGCCTTCACCGCTTCGGCCCTGTCGTTCATGCTGGAAAACCTGGCCAAGCCGGTGATCGTCACCGGTTCGCAAATCCCTCTGGCTGAACTGCGTTCCGACGGTCAAACCAACCTGCTGAACGCGCTGTACCTGGCCGCCAACCATCCGGTGAATGAAGTCAGTCTGTTCTTCAACAACAAACTGTTCCGCGGCAACCGCACCACCAAGGCGCACGCTGACGGATTCGACGCCTTTGCCTCGCCTAACCTGCCGCCGCTGCTGGAAGCAGGGATCCATATCCGTCGCCAGAACGGTATCGACAGCCCGGTCTGCAACGGTGAGCTGAAAGTGCATGACATTACCCCGCAGCCGATCGGTGTGGTGACGATTTACCCAGGGATCTCCGGCGCGGTAGTCCGCAACTTTTTGCTGCAACCGGTGAAAGCCTTGATCCTGCGCTCTTACGGCGTGGGCAACGCACCGCAAAAAGCGGAGCTGGTTGATGAATTGCGCGACGCTTCCGAACGCGGCATTGTGGTCGTGAACCTGACCCAGTGCATCTCCGGTCGGGTGAATATGGAAGGCTACGCCACCGGTAACGCGCTGGCCCATGCCGGGGTCATCAGCGGTTTCGACATGACGGTGGAAGCCGCCTTGACCAAGCTGCATTATTTGCTGAGCCAACCGCTGACGCCGGAGCAAATCCGCAGCCAGATGCAGCAAGACTTGCGCGGTGAACTAAGCATCAGTGGTTAA
- the sppA gene encoding signal peptide peptidase SppA, protein MRTLWQIIAGVFRWTWRLLNFIRELILNLFLVLLILVGVGIYLSFQSATTPAVPTRGALLVDLSGVVVDQPSMNNKVRQWGRELLGASSNRLQENSLFDVVDSIRKAKDDKNITGMVLQLNDFAGADQPSLQYIGKALREFRDSGKPIFAIGDSYNQTQYYLASYANKVYLSPQGAVDLHGFATNNLYYKSLLEKLKVTTNIFRVGTYKSAVEPLIRDDMSPAAREADSRWIGGLWQNYLDTVAANRQITAQQLFPGAAGVLTGLQAAGGDTAKYALDNKLVDELASRTVIENQLIKTFGWDKQANDFNATSIYDYQPKAAPDQGGKIAVIFANGAIMDGPQTPGTVGGDTTAAELRQARLDPAIKAVIFRVNSPGGSVSASEVIRSELAAVRAAGKPVVVSMGGMAASGGYWVSTPADYIIASPSTLTGSIGIFGVINTYEQTLDSIGVHTDGVATSPLADLAVTKALPPEFSQMMQLNIEKGYQNFIDLVAKARKMTPQQVDQIAQGHVWLGSDAKTNGLVDQLGDFDDAVKKAAELAQLKQWQLNWFVDTPSLTDMVLSQFGVSIHAMLPAAIQSMLPAPLASVAMAVKEQPGLFNNLNDPQNRYAICLTCGEVR, encoded by the coding sequence ATGCGCACATTGTGGCAAATCATTGCCGGCGTTTTCAGGTGGACATGGCGTCTGCTGAACTTTATCAGGGAACTGATCCTTAATCTGTTCCTGGTGTTGCTGATCCTGGTTGGGGTTGGCATCTATCTTTCATTCCAGAGCGCAACCACCCCTGCCGTGCCTACTCGCGGTGCGTTACTGGTGGACTTGAGCGGCGTGGTCGTTGACCAACCCTCGATGAACAACAAAGTGCGCCAATGGGGCCGTGAACTGCTGGGTGCGTCCAGTAACCGTCTGCAGGAAAACTCCCTGTTTGACGTGGTTGACAGCATCCGCAAAGCCAAGGACGACAAAAACATTACCGGCATGGTATTGCAGTTAAATGATTTTGCCGGCGCCGATCAGCCTTCGCTGCAATACATCGGCAAGGCGCTGCGGGAATTCCGCGACAGCGGGAAACCGATTTTCGCCATTGGCGACAGCTATAACCAGACGCAATACTATCTGGCCAGCTACGCCAACAAAGTTTATCTGTCGCCACAGGGCGCCGTCGATCTGCACGGTTTCGCCACCAACAATCTTTACTACAAATCCCTGTTGGAGAAACTCAAGGTCACCACCAATATCTTCCGCGTGGGCACCTATAAATCTGCGGTAGAACCGCTGATCCGTGACGATATGTCACCGGCCGCCCGTGAGGCCGACAGCCGCTGGATTGGCGGGCTGTGGCAGAACTACCTGGATACGGTAGCCGCCAACCGTCAGATCACCGCGCAGCAACTGTTCCCGGGTGCGGCGGGCGTGTTGACCGGTTTGCAGGCCGCCGGTGGCGATACCGCCAAGTACGCGCTGGACAATAAACTGGTGGATGAACTGGCTTCCCGCACCGTCATTGAGAACCAACTGATCAAGACTTTCGGTTGGGACAAGCAGGCGAACGATTTCAACGCCACCAGCATCTATGACTATCAGCCAAAAGCGGCGCCAGATCAGGGAGGCAAAATTGCCGTGATCTTCGCCAACGGCGCGATCATGGACGGCCCGCAGACGCCAGGCACCGTTGGGGGTGACACCACCGCCGCGGAACTGCGTCAGGCGCGACTGGATCCGGCGATCAAAGCGGTTATCTTCCGGGTTAACAGCCCAGGGGGCAGCGTCAGCGCTTCTGAAGTGATCCGCTCCGAACTGGCCGCAGTACGCGCCGCCGGAAAACCAGTGGTGGTTTCCATGGGTGGTATGGCGGCATCGGGCGGTTATTGGGTCTCTACGCCGGCGGACTACATCATCGCCAGCCCGAGCACCCTCACCGGCTCTATCGGCATCTTCGGGGTGATCAACACCTATGAGCAGACGCTGGACAGCATTGGCGTGCATACCGACGGTGTGGCCACCTCGCCGCTGGCGGATCTGGCGGTGACCAAGGCGCTGCCACCAGAGTTCTCGCAGATGATGCAGTTGAACATCGAGAAAGGTTATCAAAACTTTATCGATCTGGTCGCCAAGGCCCGCAAAATGACGCCGCAGCAGGTTGACCAAATTGCTCAGGGGCACGTGTGGTTGGGCAGCGATGCCAAAACCAACGGTCTGGTCGATCAGTTGGGCGATTTTGACGACGCGGTGAAAAAAGCGGCCGAACTGGCGCAGTTGAAACAATGGCAGCTTAACTGGTTTGTCGATACGCCAAGCCTGACCGACATGGTACTCAGCCAGTTTGGCGTGTCTATTCACGCCATGCTGCCGGCAGCCATTCAGTCAATGCTGCCTGCGCCGCTGGCGTCGGTAGCCATGGCGGTAAAAGAACAGCCGGGTTTGTTCAACAACCTGAACGATCCGCAAAACCGCTATGCCATCTGTTTGACCTGCGGAGAAGTCCGCTAA
- a CDS encoding NAD(P)H nitroreductase — protein MDALDLLLNRRSASRLAEPAPTNEARQNIINAGLRAPDHGALQPWRFVMIENQGLERFSQLLQAAAKQDEMDEAAIEKATKAPFRAPLIITVVAHCTEETKVPRWEQVVSAGCAVQAMQMAALAQGFNGIWRTGAWTEHPLVREAFGCREQDEIVGFLYLGTPQLKAATKVVAPDSTPFVSYF, from the coding sequence ATGGATGCACTGGATCTTTTACTGAACCGCCGTTCGGCCTCACGCCTCGCCGAGCCTGCGCCCACTAATGAGGCTCGTCAAAATATCATCAACGCGGGCCTGCGGGCACCTGACCATGGCGCATTGCAGCCATGGCGTTTCGTGATGATTGAAAACCAGGGCCTGGAGCGCTTCAGCCAATTGTTACAAGCTGCTGCAAAGCAGGATGAAATGGACGAAGCGGCTATTGAGAAGGCGACAAAAGCGCCGTTCCGCGCACCGCTGATCATCACCGTAGTGGCGCATTGCACCGAAGAAACCAAGGTGCCGCGCTGGGAGCAGGTAGTTTCTGCCGGTTGTGCGGTGCAGGCGATGCAGATGGCCGCGCTGGCACAAGGCTTCAACGGCATCTGGCGTACCGGTGCCTGGACCGAACATCCTCTGGTTCGCGAAGCCTTTGGCTGCCGTGAGCAGGACGAAATTGTTGGCTTCCTGTATTTGGGGACTCCTCAGTTGAAAGCCGCAACCAAAGTTGTCGCACCGGACAGCACGCCGTTCGTCAGCTACTTCTAA
- the selD gene encoding selenide, water dikinase SelD, which yields MTSPAIRLTQYSHGAGCGCKISPKVLETILHSEREKFVDPRLLVGNETRDDAAVYDIGNGVGIISTTDFFMPIVDNPFDFGRIAATNAISDVYAMGGKPIMAIAILGWPIAKLPPEVAQQVIDGGRYACQQAGIALAGGHSIDAPEPIFGLAVTGIVSTERVKKNSAAQAGARLFLTKPLGIGVLTTAEKKSKLRPEHEGLATEVMCQLNKPGADFADVEGVTAMTDVTGFGLLGHLSEVCQGSGLQATVWFEQVPKLPDIERYIDEGCVPGGTGRNFESYGHLVGEMTSLQRQLLCDPQTSGGLLLAVLPEAEQQVQAIAERHGIQLQAIGELHTAVAGKPLIEVV from the coding sequence ATGACATCGCCAGCGATCCGTTTAACCCAGTACAGCCATGGCGCAGGCTGCGGTTGTAAAATCTCACCGAAAGTTCTCGAAACTATTCTGCACAGCGAGCGGGAGAAGTTTGTCGATCCGCGTTTGCTGGTGGGCAATGAAACCCGTGACGATGCTGCGGTGTATGACATCGGCAACGGCGTTGGCATTATCAGCACTACCGATTTCTTTATGCCTATCGTTGACAACCCGTTCGACTTCGGCCGCATCGCGGCAACCAATGCCATCAGCGACGTTTATGCCATGGGCGGTAAACCGATCATGGCGATTGCCATTCTGGGTTGGCCGATAGCCAAGCTGCCGCCGGAAGTCGCGCAACAGGTGATCGACGGTGGGCGCTATGCCTGCCAACAGGCGGGGATCGCGTTGGCAGGCGGCCATTCTATCGATGCGCCTGAACCGATTTTTGGCCTGGCGGTTACCGGCATCGTCAGCACCGAGCGGGTGAAGAAAAACAGCGCGGCCCAGGCCGGAGCGCGGTTATTCCTGACCAAACCTCTGGGCATTGGCGTGCTGACCACCGCTGAGAAGAAAAGTAAGCTGCGGCCTGAACATGAAGGTCTGGCGACCGAGGTCATGTGCCAACTGAACAAACCGGGCGCGGATTTTGCCGATGTCGAAGGCGTAACGGCGATGACCGACGTGACCGGTTTCGGTCTGCTGGGCCACCTGAGTGAGGTTTGCCAGGGGTCAGGATTGCAGGCGACGGTCTGGTTTGAGCAAGTGCCAAAACTGCCGGACATCGAGCGCTATATTGACGAAGGCTGCGTGCCGGGCGGCACCGGGCGCAACTTTGAAAGTTACGGCCATCTGGTGGGTGAAATGACCAGCCTGCAGCGGCAATTGTTATGCGATCCGCAAACCTCCGGTGGCTTGCTGCTGGCTGTGTTGCCGGAAGCGGAACAGCAGGTTCAGGCGATTGCCGAACGTCACGGCATTCAGCTACAGGCCATCGGTGAACTGCATACGGCCGTTGCGGGCAAGCCGCTGATCGAGGTTGTGTAG
- the mnmH gene encoding tRNA 2-selenouridine(34) synthase MnmH — protein sequence MSTTLERVDTQDYRRIFLQDIPLIDVRAPVEFQQGAFANAVNLPLMNDDERQAVGTCYKQQGQQAAIALGHSLVNGRLREQRTAAWLAQCAQWPEGYLYCFRGGLRSQLVQQWLREAGVTYPRIIGGYKALRQFLLTTLEQSAELPMVLIGGNTGSGKTVLVNELAEGIDLEGAARHRGSSFGRTLVAQSGQIDFENRLAVLLLKKQHGGCRRWVLEDEGRIIGSNNLPLPIFNRMQQAPVAVIDDPFEVRLARLQHEYIDRMRLEFEQALGAEPGWQKYDEYLHHGLFAIRRRLGMERFQQLTKSLESALQRQYASGNSDAHQEWLVPLLQHYYDPMYHYQLEKKSQRIVFRGNYAEVREFLMTYSQNNGE from the coding sequence GTGTCTACTACGCTGGAGCGGGTAGATACCCAGGATTATCGCCGTATTTTTTTGCAGGACATCCCGCTGATTGACGTGCGCGCGCCGGTTGAGTTTCAGCAGGGCGCTTTTGCCAATGCGGTAAACCTGCCGTTGATGAACGACGATGAACGGCAGGCGGTTGGCACCTGTTACAAACAGCAGGGGCAGCAGGCGGCGATTGCCCTGGGCCACAGCCTGGTTAACGGCCGACTGCGCGAGCAGCGCACGGCGGCGTGGCTGGCGCAATGCGCGCAATGGCCAGAAGGTTACCTCTACTGTTTTCGCGGCGGTTTGCGTTCGCAACTGGTACAGCAATGGCTACGTGAGGCTGGAGTGACCTATCCGCGCATTATTGGCGGCTACAAGGCGCTGCGTCAGTTCTTGCTGACCACGTTGGAACAAAGTGCCGAACTGCCGATGGTGCTGATCGGCGGCAATACCGGCAGCGGCAAAACGGTGTTGGTCAATGAGCTGGCCGAAGGTATCGATCTGGAGGGCGCGGCCCGGCATCGCGGTTCATCTTTTGGCCGAACGCTGGTGGCACAAAGCGGCCAGATTGATTTTGAGAATCGTCTGGCTGTGTTATTGCTGAAAAAACAGCATGGTGGCTGCCGCCGCTGGGTGTTGGAGGATGAAGGGCGCATTATCGGCAGCAACAATCTGCCGTTACCCATCTTCAATCGCATGCAGCAAGCGCCGGTGGCCGTTATCGACGATCCGTTCGAGGTGCGTCTGGCACGGCTGCAGCATGAATATATCGATCGCATGCGCCTGGAGTTTGAACAGGCTCTGGGGGCGGAGCCGGGTTGGCAAAAATACGATGAGTATCTGCACCATGGGCTGTTCGCCATTCGCCGTCGTTTGGGTATGGAGCGTTTTCAGCAGCTGACGAAGAGCCTGGAATCGGCGTTACAGCGCCAATATGCCAGCGGTAATAGTGACGCGCATCAGGAGTGGCTGGTGCCGTTGTTGCAGCACTACTATGATCCGATGTATCACTATCAATTGGAAAAGAAATCCCAGCGGATCGTATTCCGCGGGAATTATGCTGAAGTAAGAGAATTCCTGATGACGTACAGCCAGAATAACGGTGAATAA
- a CDS encoding glycoside hydrolase family 18 protein, with translation MVFTRKLLPLLVAVQFGMAGAGMAHAASYLSVGYFNGGGDVTAGPGGDINKLDVTQITHLNYSFGLIYNDEKDESNPALKDPARLHQIYLSPKVMADLKLLPVLRKQNPELKVLLSVGGWGARGFSGAAATPESRTVFIRSVLDVIKQYQLDGIDLDWEYPVNGAWGLVESQPADRANFTVLLKELHSALNKNKLLTIAVGANVKSPQEWVDVKGIAPYLDYINLMTYDMAYGTQYFNSNLYDSKQWPTVAAADRYSANFVVDNYLAAGLKPAQLNLGIGFYGRVPKRATEPGIDWDKADAEKKPVTQPYFTARETAVFKSLALDLTKDSYFKYNDIVSKLLNDPQRRFSAHWDSDAQVPYLTMKSAEGKPLFAISYENPRSVELKADYIKSKGLGGAMFWEYGADDNNRLAHQLAESLGINGGKG, from the coding sequence ATGGTTTTCACCCGTAAACTGCTGCCTTTGCTGGTCGCGGTTCAGTTTGGTATGGCTGGTGCCGGCATGGCGCATGCCGCCTCTTACCTCTCCGTCGGTTATTTCAACGGCGGGGGTGACGTTACCGCCGGTCCAGGCGGTGACATCAACAAGCTGGACGTCACGCAAATTACCCACCTCAATTACTCCTTCGGCCTGATCTACAACGATGAGAAAGACGAATCCAATCCTGCGCTAAAAGACCCGGCTCGCCTGCACCAGATTTATCTGTCACCTAAAGTGATGGCCGATCTGAAGCTGCTGCCGGTATTGCGTAAACAGAATCCGGAGTTGAAAGTGCTGCTGTCCGTCGGCGGTTGGGGTGCTCGCGGTTTTTCTGGTGCGGCGGCAACGCCAGAGAGCCGGACTGTATTTATCCGTTCGGTGCTGGACGTCATCAAGCAGTACCAACTGGACGGCATCGATCTCGACTGGGAGTACCCGGTTAACGGCGCCTGGGGGCTGGTCGAAAGCCAACCGGCGGACCGGGCCAACTTCACCGTGCTGCTGAAAGAACTGCATAGCGCCCTGAATAAAAATAAATTGCTGACCATCGCCGTGGGTGCCAACGTCAAAAGTCCGCAGGAATGGGTGGACGTCAAAGGTATTGCACCCTATCTCGATTACATCAACCTGATGACCTATGATATGGCGTACGGCACTCAGTATTTCAACTCCAATCTGTATGATTCCAAACAGTGGCCGACCGTCGCGGCAGCCGATCGCTACAGCGCCAATTTTGTCGTGGATAACTATTTGGCCGCTGGACTTAAACCGGCGCAGTTAAATCTGGGCATCGGTTTTTATGGTCGGGTACCCAAACGCGCCACTGAGCCCGGCATCGACTGGGACAAAGCCGACGCAGAGAAAAAACCTGTCACCCAACCCTATTTCACCGCGCGTGAAACCGCCGTCTTCAAATCACTGGCGTTGGATCTGACCAAGGACAGCTACTTCAAATATAACGATATCGTCAGCAAGCTGTTAAACGATCCACAGCGGCGCTTCAGCGCCCATTGGGACAGCGATGCCCAGGTTCCCTATCTGACGATGAAATCCGCCGAGGGCAAACCTTTATTCGCCATTTCGTACGAGAACCCACGCTCGGTTGAGCTGAAGGCTGATTACATCAAAAGCAAGGGATTAGGGGGCGCGATGTTCTGGGAATATGGCGCAGACGACAATAACCGGCTCGCGCATCAACTGGCGGAATCGCTGGGGATCAACGGCGGGAAAGGCTAA
- a CDS encoding YeaC family protein, translating to MDVKDLIAAMTPEIYQRLVLAVELGKWPDGVALTPEQKENSLQAVMLWQSLHNADPQHMSIGTDGQIVMKSKQELKQQFIAEPLAKLKPQ from the coding sequence ATGGATGTGAAAGACCTGATTGCCGCCATGACGCCGGAAATCTATCAACGGCTGGTATTAGCCGTTGAGCTGGGCAAGTGGCCGGATGGCGTAGCCCTGACTCCGGAACAGAAAGAAAACAGCCTGCAGGCGGTCATGCTGTGGCAGTCGTTGCACAATGCCGATCCGCAACACATGAGTATCGGCACCGACGGTCAGATTGTGATGAAGAGCAAGCAAGAGCTGAAACAGCAGTTTATCGCTGAACCCTTGGCTAAGCTGAAACCGCAGTAA
- the msrB gene encoding peptide-methionine (R)-S-oxide reductase MsrB, with the protein MAKETTPDHPATELNEIQRYVTQERGTEAPYSGKLLHNKREGVYHCLCCNHPLFYSDSKYDSGCGWPSFYQPVSDDAIRYLDDNSHNMHRVEIRCGHCDAHLGHVFPDGPQPTGERFCVNSASLSFTDGENGEKTAG; encoded by the coding sequence ATGGCTAAAGAGACAACCCCTGACCATCCGGCCACGGAACTGAATGAAATCCAACGTTATGTGACTCAGGAACGTGGTACCGAGGCGCCGTATTCCGGCAAATTGCTGCACAACAAACGCGAGGGCGTGTACCATTGCCTGTGCTGCAACCACCCGCTGTTCTACTCAGACAGCAAGTACGACTCCGGCTGCGGTTGGCCGAGCTTCTATCAGCCGGTATCCGACGATGCTATTCGTTATCTTGATGATAATTCACATAATATGCATCGCGTTGAGATCCGCTGTGGTCACTGTGACGCGCATTTGGGCCACGTCTTCCCCGACGGCCCGCAGCCAACCGGCGAACGTTTTTGCGTTAACTCGGCGTCGCTCAGTTTTACCGACGGTGAGAACGGTGAGAAAACGGCTGGCTAG
- a CDS encoding DNA topoisomerase III, with protein MRLFIAEKPSLARAIADVLPKPHRRGDGFIACGNNDVVTWCVGHLLEQAQPDAYDSRYARWSLADLPIIPEKWQLQPRPSVSKQLNAIKKLLHEADEVVHAGDPDREGQLLVDEVLDYLALTPEKRHSVRRCLINDLNPQAVERAIERLRDNRDFIPLCVSALARSRADWLYGINMTRAYTILGRNAGYDGVLSVGRVQTPVLGLVVRRDEDIENFVSKDFFEVKAHIVTPKEERFVALWQPSDSCEPYQDEEGRLLHRPLAEHVLKRIEGQPALVTSYNDKRESDTAPLPFSLSTLQIEASKRFNLSAQQVLDVCQRLYETHKLITYPRSDCRYLPEEHFAGRHSVLNAISVHQPDLYPQPVIDSDRRNRCWDDKKVDAHHAIIPTARASKVSLSQDELNVYGLVARQYLMQFCPDAMFRKCVIELDIAGGKFIAKARFLAEAGWRTLLGSKERDEENEGAPLPVVAKDDELLCERGEVVERQTQPPRPFTDASLLSAMTGIARFVQDKALKKILRATDGLGTEATRAGIIELLFKRAFLYKKGRYIHSSETGRALIHSLPDIAARPDMTANWEATLTQISEKSCRYQDFMQPLVGTLQELIYQAKQSRASMAFRGLPPPPSSGAKKRKKSAGKAREKSE; from the coding sequence ATGCGACTGTTTATTGCCGAGAAACCGAGTTTGGCGCGCGCCATTGCCGACGTACTTCCCAAACCGCATCGCCGCGGCGACGGATTTATCGCCTGCGGTAACAATGATGTGGTGACCTGGTGTGTGGGCCACTTATTAGAGCAGGCGCAGCCTGATGCCTACGACAGCCGCTATGCGCGCTGGTCGCTGGCGGACTTGCCAATCATCCCAGAGAAGTGGCAGTTGCAGCCGCGCCCGTCGGTGAGCAAGCAGCTTAATGCAATCAAAAAACTGTTGCATGAAGCCGATGAGGTGGTGCATGCAGGTGACCCGGATCGCGAAGGCCAACTGCTGGTGGACGAAGTGCTCGACTATCTGGCGCTGACGCCGGAAAAACGCCACAGCGTACGCCGTTGCCTGATCAACGATCTCAACCCGCAGGCGGTGGAACGTGCCATAGAGCGGCTGCGTGATAACCGCGATTTTATCCCTTTGTGTGTATCTGCCCTGGCGCGTTCCCGCGCTGATTGGTTGTATGGCATCAACATGACCCGTGCCTACACCATTTTGGGGCGCAATGCCGGTTATGACGGCGTGTTGTCCGTTGGACGGGTGCAAACGCCAGTATTGGGGCTGGTGGTACGGCGGGACGAAGATATCGAAAACTTCGTGTCGAAAGACTTTTTCGAAGTGAAAGCGCACATCGTGACGCCGAAAGAGGAGCGATTCGTCGCCCTGTGGCAACCCAGCGACTCCTGCGAACCCTATCAGGATGAGGAAGGGCGTCTGCTGCATCGACCTTTGGCGGAGCACGTGCTTAAGCGCATCGAGGGCCAACCGGCGCTAGTCACCTCCTATAATGATAAACGGGAATCAGATACCGCTCCGCTGCCGTTTTCATTGTCGACCTTGCAAATCGAAGCTTCCAAACGTTTTAACTTGAGTGCCCAGCAGGTGCTGGATGTCTGTCAGCGCCTGTACGAAACCCATAAGTTAATCACTTACCCGCGTTCTGATTGCCGCTACCTTCCGGAAGAGCATTTCGCCGGGCGTCATTCGGTGTTGAACGCCATCAGTGTTCATCAACCGGATCTTTATCCGCAGCCGGTGATCGACAGCGATCGTCGTAACCGTTGCTGGGATGACAAGAAGGTGGATGCCCACCACGCTATTATTCCGACAGCCCGTGCCAGCAAAGTCAGCCTGAGTCAGGACGAACTGAACGTTTATGGGCTGGTTGCCCGACAGTACCTGATGCAGTTTTGCCCGGATGCGATGTTCCGCAAATGCGTCATTGAGCTGGATATCGCCGGAGGCAAGTTTATCGCCAAGGCACGCTTCCTGGCTGAAGCAGGGTGGCGCACACTCTTGGGCAGCAAAGAGCGCGATGAAGAAAACGAAGGCGCACCATTACCGGTTGTGGCGAAGGATGACGAACTGCTGTGCGAACGGGGTGAAGTGGTTGAGCGTCAGACGCAGCCGCCGCGTCCGTTCACCGATGCCAGTCTGCTTTCCGCCATGACCGGTATTGCACGTTTTGTTCAGGATAAAGCGCTAAAGAAAATCCTGCGAGCGACCGATGGTTTAGGGACCGAGGCCACGCGCGCAGGCATTATTGAGTTGCTGTTCAAGCGGGCGTTTTTGTATAAGAAAGGGCGTTATATTCATTCCAGCGAAACCGGTCGGGCGTTGATCCATTCGCTGCCGGATATTGCAGCCCGTCCGGATATGACGGCGAACTGGGAGGCTACGCTGACGCAAATCAGTGAGAAATCCTGTCGCTATCAGGACTTTATGCAACCTCTGGTGGGGACTTTGCAGGAGCTGATTTATCAGGCCAAGCAGAGCCGGGCGAGTATGGCGTTTCGCGGGTTGCCGCCGCCACCTTCCTCCGGGGCAAAAAAACGCAAGAAAAGCGCCGGCAAGGCGCGGGAGAAGAGCGAATGA
- the pncA gene encoding bifunctional nicotinamidase/pyrazinamidase, with the protein MKTALLLIDLQNDFCPGGALAVTDGDAVIAVANRAIEACNARGEPVVASQDWHPANHRSFAVNANAQVGTLGELEGLPQVWWPVHCVQESPGAELHPQLNHRDIVAVFRKGQNTDIDSYSAFFDNGHRSRTELDRWLKAHDVSHLAVMGLATDYCVKFSVLDALALGYQTSIITDGCRGVNLQPGDSQEALQAMQQAGAKLVTLSQFIER; encoded by the coding sequence ATGAAAACAGCCCTGCTGCTAATCGATTTGCAAAACGATTTTTGCCCCGGCGGCGCACTGGCGGTGACAGACGGCGATGCCGTGATCGCCGTAGCCAATCGGGCAATAGAGGCCTGCAACGCGCGGGGCGAGCCTGTGGTCGCCAGCCAGGACTGGCATCCTGCCAATCACCGTAGCTTTGCGGTCAACGCCAACGCGCAGGTGGGTACGCTGGGCGAACTGGAGGGGTTGCCGCAGGTGTGGTGGCCGGTGCACTGCGTACAGGAAAGCCCAGGTGCCGAGCTTCATCCGCAATTAAACCACCGGGATATCGTCGCCGTATTCCGTAAAGGTCAAAATACGGATATCGACAGCTACAGCGCCTTCTTCGACAACGGGCATCGCTCACGCACCGAGTTGGACCGCTGGTTGAAAGCTCATGACGTGAGCCATTTGGCCGTGATGGGGCTGGCAACCGACTACTGCGTCAAATTCAGCGTCCTGGATGCTCTCGCGCTGGGATACCAGACCTCGATAATTACCGACGGCTGTCGCGGCGTTAATTTGCAACCTGGTGACAGTCAGGAAGCCCTTCAGGCCATGCAGCAGGCTGGTGCAAAACTCGTTACCCTGTCACAATTCATCGAACGATAA